The proteins below come from a single Rhinolophus ferrumequinum isolate MPI-CBG mRhiFer1 chromosome 8, mRhiFer1_v1.p, whole genome shotgun sequence genomic window:
- the ZDBF2 gene encoding DBF4-type zinc finger-containing protein 2, producing MQSRQGYCSYCCVRYNNLEQHVSSAQHRYLTTQNRQRMGTSSLMERFLQDVLRHHPYHYQESRSRQNERLLRNTASPSEYCTTDDSVPEEMTDDATGVRGEIATKSFEPIEELYARPSKSQEYIQGVPIRPSVIQKLEKGQQQPLEFVYKIGSGLKEFNQVGIGQATNNGQNVLCPSVISTAPASRLPESSYGRPVTTNTARLPLAAHLDSVIKCDPNQVDRYLEQRDRSSRNPMLSSHLETSSVLYQKPKESNRKSVCFNSDKLVIQEDVKSRGETLSTGFKSHGFMGTEGSLKFESLSKLAVNPAINLNKTDMPSNKGIFEDAIPKHHEKFFSNMDRTQEVKHLVFNKSAFLKQKSPVSSEMKFACGSPQSLSDQPEETSQDLWSEEQIDQEDKNYESRGSEMSFDCNSSFHSLTDQSKVTAKEINLSTEVHTNLQHKSNKSCVSDVSSDCDSPLQLATNRTQVIVKGVSVQKAVHISLVDESYDSSDSEMNFDCDTSLQSTDDCPQQPAKEVDLPKEAHIYLVDKNYGSSGSEISADSIFSPRSVVDRRPVVVTETELQKNVHIGLVDMNYGSSCSETSFDYDVSFQSVVVHPQLAVKERNLKDRHVYLKDNHQSSSFEAHLDCDLSLETMTDEPQRAVEEINLLKDKNDLVDMNCEYYCSEMSFHIDTQLVADKPQVVVQEVNTQEVATDLQNKSAKSSVSDLSFDSHASLYQSANEQPHGALGEINLKELNVDMEVRSYGCSSSELTFDSDPPLLSVTKHSELDVEEIRKKHINLEDESCGSNSSEITFDSDIPLCSVVDQSHVAVYEEEPVNLEYKSNESCVSEITFDSDIPLHSGTDQPEVAVKEIITQKEDYVHLGRKNDEPSGFEISLDSYVPPHSMTNPYEVVIKRLNLQKEQVHFESKKNEPSGFELNWDYGIFHSVIGHSEDLIKQTNLRKEEHVHSENQGNGPSVSEINLKSYISHLVTKHPDMTVKEINHQKKEHVNLEDKGNELNISETSLDFAIPLHSVIHKAEVVVKETWLQKGKHAKFQDTSAEFSASEINLGSDVPHYSVTEPQIAVEEIHVQKEERVVLENKSDKSGGSEIILNSHVLPQSMTEKPKIPVLKEDHVDPEDENTDSRGLGINLDIDASLQSVIDQSQLALLKEKHVDLEDTNSESSDYKVNFNSDDRLQPLTDQFQEVIRKTNLWKVEDIGLENKVDEPNCSKLIQDSDVSLHSVPDQPEAAIKQINLDNEGHVYFEDNNSQYSGSEMSLDSDFLVQPIVDQSQITILEKEHIGLEDKHKHNPSCGSEISFDSDDPLQSVADQVRETVKEISLWKDEVDVEDKSDKSKGFEIMYDSDVLFQSVAGQTAEVIKEINLWKKHVDLEGKTVKSSDPKINFDSDGPLQSVANEIQEATTEINLLREEHVCLDDKGYEPNDSEIIYVSNVPFQSVVEQPHILEEEHANLEDKSSDPCVPEISIACDDPLQSVADQLQKAVKVISLWKEDHIYLGDKSYKLGDFEVSYDSDVHLVVDQSPVAVKQINLQKKDHNDLENKNCEPTVSEIKCDSGIHLQLEVDQPQVVCKEINHQRVAHLGMEEKTSDSEIMSDSDVPLQIVLNEVQVSVKEANLQKMLFVDLVTSDSDCEMISDPDIPFQSVIDSPQVTVEGIDCINAKNFDLEGECYECCDSELGYVCEASPRSVSNQSKKTFKVVNQKKDYIILEESGCESYGSEINFQIDAANQSMTYQSPGSDKKMSRYIDTEDKSCESGSPKRNFKWEDTSQSMTNHPKEASFWKDLETVGLKDKNCECNVSAMDCNASSESAILQMADEDNPLKLKYTDLESMNCEPCGSGMNFQCDPSLQSDTDHPQEVVNEIDLFKKMSFDLKEMNHDSHSNSVPKVDSIRNRKKAKGVIEDSTDEPVLEALPHVPPSFVGKTWSQIMREDDMKINALVKEFKEGRFHCYFDDDSETRKVKKKNLNEEKKITSADLNDTALIQVLLDCDDHIDDFSVALDKPSHHPTEKRPYEQTWRVASRCQAVKVSHGTQTNLLSYLVTKRISGQEDSPTRKRLLLHNDRKPKKIKIGTVEFLESCTNILKPLHPNALVYVLSSNIKLKEGESFNFSKMRHCIDTNDQDFSIQYKYKQSSFNYYDPLNKQIVITPPLNIEVPESDRNNWVQIHFSDINSSAGDDDAHTQSCTIVPFMTLSVRHELMSHEGAGGSSVFLEKAEILNSSDVLKESNFQLTLLNGDVAKISPKSVRNKSSESKKKIQRRKVTTNNNPGFPKMVYRPIILQQKTRITSEKQSIWIRTKLNDIIRKYISKYSVFLRHKYQSRSTFIRMRLKKKTPHVSKLKKAKRPAKMLSNSVPSAGSEEKLRAIASSSPKQPVQDSSSSAGTKKNGNKKLPRKKQRKRPRPVKIYDLRSLYSQVPYSDRMMTRLLHKLLVSKAN from the coding sequence ATCAAGGCAAAATGAGAGACTTCTTAGGAATACTGCATCACCTTCTGAATACTGCACCACTGATGATTCTGTTCCTGAAGAAATGACTGATGATGCTACTGGAGTCAGAGGAGAGATAGCCACCAAAAGTTTTGAACCTATTGAGGAGTTATATGCTAGACCTAGTAAATCTCAAGAGTATATACAGGGTGTTCCAATTCGGCCCTCAGTTATTCAAAAATTGGAGAAGGGGCAGCAGCAGCCCTTGGagtttgtttataaaattggGAGTGGCCTGAAAGAATTTAATCAAGTAGGTATTGGTCAAGCCACAAATAATGGACAAAACGTATTATGTCCATCAGTGATTTCTACTGCGCCTGCTAGTCGTTTACCTGAAAGTTCTTATGGTCGACCAGTTACAACTAATACTGCAAGGTTACCACTAGCAGCCCATTTGGATTCAGTTATCAAATGTGACCCAAACCAAGTTGACAGGTACCTTGAACAGCGAGATAGGAGCTCTAGAAATCCTATGCTCTCATCCCATCTGGAAacttcttcagttttatatcagaAACCTAAAGAGTCAAATAGGAAATCCGTGTGTTTCAATTCAGATAAATTGGTTATTCAGGAAGATGTGAAATCTCGGGGTGAAACTTTGTCAACTGGCTTTAAATCTCATGGATTTATGGGTACTGAAGGCTCcttaaaatttgaatctctttccAAATTAGCAGTAAACCCAGCAATTAATCTGAATAAAACTGATATGCCTTCTAATAAAGGAATCTTTGAAGATGCCATTCCAAAGCACCATGAgaaattcttttctaatatgGATCGTACCCAGGAAGTAAAGCATTTGGTTTTTAACAAGTCAGCCTTTTTGAAACAGAAGAGCCCAGTGAGCTCTGAAATGAAGTTTGCTTGTGGCTCTCCTCAGTCACTGTCTGATCAACCTGAAGAGACTTCACAAGACCTTTGGAGTGAGGAGCAAATTGACCAAGAAGATAAGAACTATGAATCAAGAGGTTCTGAAATGAGTTTTGATTGCAATTCCTCTTTTCATTCACTGACTGACCAATCTAAAGTGACTGCCAAAGAAATAAACCTTTCAACGGAAGTACATACTAATTTGCAGCATAAGAGTAATAAATCTTGTGTTTCTGATGTAAGTTCTGATTGTGATAGCCCTCTTCAGTTGGCTACCAACCGAACTCAAGTAATTGTTAAAGGTGTTAGTGTTCAGAAGGCAGTGCATATTAGCCTGGTTGACGAAAGCTATGATTCTAGTGATTCTGAGATGAATTTTGATTGTGATACCTCACTTCAGTCAACTGATGACTGCCCCCAACAGCCTGCAAAGGAAGTAGACCTTCCTAAGGAGGCACACATTTACTTGGTTGATAAGAACTATGGATCCAGTGGCTCTGAAATAAGTGCTGATTCTATTTTTTCACCTCGGTCAGTGGTTGACCGACGCCCCGTGGTTGTCACTGAAACAGAACTTCAGAAGAATGTTCACATTGGCTTGGTAGATATGAACTATGGATCGAGTTGCTCTGAAACAAGTTTTGATTATGATGTTTCTTTTCAGTCAGTAGTTGTCCATCCCCAACTGGCTGTCAAAGAAAGAAACCTAAAGGATAGGCATGTTTACCTGAAGGACAACCATCAATCTAGTAGTTTTGAAGCACATCTTGATTGTGATCTCTCTCTTGAGACAATGACTGATGAACCTCAGAGGGCtgttgaagaaataaatcttCTGAAAGATAAGAATGACCTTGTGGATATGAACTGTGAATATTATTGTTCTGAAATGAGTTTTCATATTGATACTCAATTAGTGGCTGACAAACCCCAAGTAGTGGTTCAGGAAGTAAATACTCAAGAAGTAGCTACTGACCTGCAGAATAAGAGTGCTAAATCTAGTGTTTCTGATCTGAGTTTTGATTCTCATGCTTCTCTTTATCAGTCAGCTAATGAACAACCTCATGGAGCTCTGGGAGAAATAAATCTGAAAGAGTTAAATGTTGACATGGAAGTTAGGAGCTATGGGTGCTCCAGTTCTGAGTTGACTTTTGATTCTGATCCCCCTCTTCTGTCAGTTACTAAGCATTCTGAGCTGGAtgttgaagaaataagaaaaaagcacaTTAACCTGGAAGATGAGAGCTGTGGGTCAAATAGTTCTGAAATAACTTTTGATTCTGATATTCCTCTTTGCTCAGTAGTTGACCAATCTCACGTAGCTGTTTATGAGGAGGAACCTGTTAATCTGGAATATAAGAGTAATGAATCTTGTGTTTCTGAAATAACTTTTGATTCGGATATACCTCTTCATTCAGGGACTGATCAACCTGAAGTAGctgttaaagaaataatcactCAGAAAGAAGACTATGTACACTTAGGAAGGAAGAATGATGAACCCAGTGGTTTTGAAATAAGTTTGGATTCTTATGTCCCTCCTCATTCAATGACAAATCCTTATGAAGTAGTTATTAAGAGGCTGAATCTTCAAAAAGAACAGGTACACtttgaaagtaagaaaaatgaaccTAGTGGTTTTGAGTTAAACTGGGATTATGGTATTTTTCATTCAGTAATCGGACATTCTGAAGAtctcattaaacaaacaaaccttcGGAAAGAAGAGCATGTTCACTCAGAAAACCAGGGTAATGGACCTAGTGTTTCTGAAATCAATTTGAAATCTTATATTTCTCATTTAGTGACTAAGCATCCTGACATGACTGTGAAAGAAATAAACCATCAGAAAAAAGAACACGTAAACTTAGAAGACAAGggtaatgaattaaatatttctgaaacaaGCTTGGATTTCGCTATCCCTCTTCACTCAGTGATTCACAAAGCTGAAGTAGTTGTTAAAGAAACATGGCTTCAAAAAGGAAAGCATGCTAAATTCCAAGATACAAGTGCTGAATTTAGTGCTTCTGAAATAAATTTAGGTTCTGATGTCCCTCATTATTCAGTGACTGAACCTCAAATAGCTGTTGAAGAAATACATGTTCAGAAAGAAGAACGtgttgttttagaaaacaaaagtgataaaAGTGGTGgttctgaaataattttgaattctcATGTCCTTCCTCAGTCAATGACTGAAAAACCTAAAATACCTGTTTTGAAAGAGGACCATGTTGACCCAGAAGATGAAAATACTGATTCTAGAGGTTTGGGAATAAATTTGGATATTGATGCCTCTCTTCAGTCAGTCATTGACCAATCTCAACTAGCccttttgaaggaaaaacatgTTGATCTGGAAGACACAAACAGTGAATCGAGTGattataaagtaaattttaattctgatgacCGTCTTCAGCCATTGACTGATCAATTCCAGGAAGtgattagaaaaacaaacctGTGGAAGGTAGAGGATATTGGTCTGGAAAATAAAGTTGATGAACCTAATTGTTCTAAATTAATACAGGATTCTGATGTTTCTCTTCATTCTGTGCCTGATCAACCTGAAGCAGctattaaacaaataaaccttGATAATGAAGGGCATGTATACTTTGAAGATAATAACAGCCAATATAGTGGTTCTGAAATGAGTTTGGATTCTGATTTCTTGGTTCAGCCAATAGTTGACCAATCTCAAATAACTATTTTGGAGAAGGAGCATATTGGGCTAGAAGATAAGCACAAGCACAATCCATCTTGTGGTTCTGAAATAAGTTTTGATTCTGATGATCCTCTTCAATCAGTAGCTGACCAGGTTAGAGAAACTGTTAAAGAAATAAGCCTTTGGAAGGATGAAGTTGATGTGGAAGATAAGAGTGATAAATCTAAGGGTTTTGAAATTATGTATGATTCTGATGTCCTTTTTCAGTCAGTGGCTGGCCAAACTGCGGAAGTAATTAAGGAGATCAACCTTTGGAAGAAGCATGTAGACTTGGAAGGTAAGACTGTCAAATCTAGTGatcctaaaataaattttgattctGATGGACCTCTTCAGTCTGTGGCTAATGAAATTCAAGAGGCTACTACAGAAATAAATCTTCTGAGGGAGGAACATGTTTGTCTGGATGATAAGGGCTATGAACCCAatgattctgaaataatttatgtttcaAATGTCCCTTTTCAATCAGTGGTTGAGCAGCCACACATTTTGGAAGAGGAACACGccaatttggaagataaaagcAGTGATCCTTGTGTTCCTGAAATAAGTATTGCTTGTGATGATCCTCTTCAGTCTGTGGCTGACCAGCTTCAGAAAGCTGTTAAAGTAATAAGTCTTTGGAAGGAAGACCATATTTACCTGGGAGATAAGAGCTATAAACTAGGCGATTTTGAAGTAAGTTACGATTCTGATGTTCACTTAGTGGTTGATCAATCTCCTGTGGCTGTCAAACAAATAAACTTGCAAAAGAAGGATCATAATGACCTAGAAAATAAGAACTGTGAACCTActgtttctgaaataaaatgtgattctGGTATTCATCTTCAGTTAGAAGTTGACCAACCTCAAGTGGTTTGTAAAGAAATAAACCATCAGAGAGTAGCGCATCTTGGCATGGAAGAAAAGACTAGTGATTCTGAAATAATGTCTGATTCTGATGTCCCTCTTCAAATAGTACTTAATGAAGTTCAAGTGTCAGTCAAAGAAGCAAATCTTCAAAAGATGCTGTTTGTGGACCTGGTGACCAGTGATAGTGATTGTGAAATGATTTCTGATCCTGATATCCCTTTTCAGTCAGTGATTGACTCACCTCAAGTGACTGTCGAAGGAATCGACTGTATAAATGCAAAAAATTTTGATTTAGAAGGTGAGTGCTATGAGTGTTGTGATTCTGAACTGGGATATGTTTGTGAAGCCTCTCCTCGATCAGTGTCAAACCAATCCAAAAAGACTTTCAAAGTAGTAAATCAGAAGAAAGATTATATTATTCTGGAAGAGTCGGGCTGTGAGTCTTATGgttctgaaataaattttcaaattgatGCCGCTAATCAGTCCATGACTTACCAATCACCAGGGTCTGATAAAAAAATGTCAAGGTATATTGATACAGAAGATAAGAGCTGTGAATCTGGCAGtcctaaaagaaattttaaatgggaaGACACTTCTCAGTCAATGACTAATCATCCAAAAGAAGCCAGCTTTTGGAAAGATCTAGAAACTGTAGGTCTAAAAGATAAGAACTGTGAATGTAATGTTTCTGCAATGGATTGTAATGCCTCTTCAGAGTCAGCGATCCTGCAGATGGCTGATGAAGATAACCCTTTGAAGTTAAAGTATACAGATCTCGAAAGTATGAACTGTGAACCTTGTGGATCTGGGATGAATTTTCAGTGTGATCCTTCTCTTCAGTCTGACACCGACCATCCTCAAGAAGTTGTTAATGAAATAGACCTATTTAAGAAGATGTCTTTTGACCTGAAAGAGATGAATCATGATTCCCATTCAAACTCCGTTCCTAAGGTTGACTCTATAAGGAACCGGAAAAAAGCAAAGGGGGTCATAGAAGATAGTACTGATGAACCAGTTCTTGAAGCCTTGCCTCATGTCCCTCCTTCATTCGTGGGGAAAACGTGGTCTCAAATAATGAGAGAAGATGACATGAAAATTAATGCTCTTGTGAAGGAATTTAAGGAAGGTCGTTTCCACTGTTACTTTGATGATGACTCTGAGAccaggaaagtaaaaaaaaaaaatttgaatgaagaaaaaaagattacctCGGCTGACCTTAATGACACTGCATTAATTCAAGTTCTGTTAGACTGTGATGATCATATTGATGACTTTTCAGTAGCCTTAGATAAACCTAGCCATCATCCTACAGAAAAGAGGCCTTATGAACAAACATGGCGAGTGGCTTCTCGATGCCAGGCTGTAAAAGTTAGCCATGGAACTCAAACCAATCTCCTGAGTTACCTAGTGACGAAAAGAATAAGTGGACAAGAAGACTCGCCAACAAGGAAGCGTTTACTTTTACACAAcgacagaaaaccaaaaaaaatcaaaattggaaCAGTTGAATTTCTTGAATCATGTACTAACATTTTGAAGCCTTTGCACCCCAATGCCTTAGTCTAcgttctttcttcaaatattaagCTGAAGGAAGGTGAATCCTTCAATTTCTCTAAAATGAGGCACTGTATTGACACAAATGATCAGGATTTTAGCATACAGTACAAATACAAACAGAGTTCCTTTAATTATTATGACCcattgaataaacaaattgtaattACTCCTCCTCTGAACATAGAAGTACCAGAGTCTGACAGGAATAACTGGGTTCAAATTCATTTTAGTGACATAAACTCCAGTGCAGGAGATGATGATGCTCATACACAAAGCTGTACTATCGTACCTTTTATGACACTGTCAGTGAGACATGAATTGATGTCACATGAGGGGGCCGGTGGATCTTCTGTGTTTCTGGAAAAAGCAGAGATCTTGAATTCTAGTGACGTTCTAAAGGAAAGTAATTTCCAGTTAACTCTTTTAAATGGTGATGTTGCCAAAATCTCGCCAAAATCAGTTAGAAATAAGTcttcagaaagtaaaaagaaaattcagagaaggAAGGTGACAACTAATAATAATCCTGGTTTTCCCAAAATGGTTTACAGACCAATTATTCTCCAGCAAAAAACCAGAATCACTTCAGAAAAACAGTCAATTTGGATTCGGACCAAACTAAATGATATAATTagaaagtatatttcaaaatactCTGTTTTTTTGCGTCACAAATATCAATCCAGGAGCACTTTTATTAGAATGCGTCTTAAGAAGAAAACACCTCATGTCAGTAAGTTAAAGAAGGCAAAGAGACCAGCCAAAATGCTTTCGAACTCAGTTCCATCAGCTGGTTCTGAAGAGAAGTTAAGAGCCATTGCGAGCTCTTCTCCCAAGCAACCTGTGCAGGATTCTTCCAGCAGTGCAGGAACTAAGAAGAATGGTAATAAAAAACTCcctaggaaaaaacaaagaaagcgTCCTAGACCtgttaaaatatatgatttgaGAAGTTTATATTCTCAGGTGCCATATTCTGATAGAATGATGACTCGATTATTACACAAATTGTTAGTTAGTAAGGCAAACTAG